GAAAAACGGTCATCCGGGGCGTGGCGGTCCATGCCGTCCCAGGTTGCCGGGTCACCCGCTCCCCGTATGTCCGGTAATCGACCGCCGTTCCTTTCTCGGCTGCTCGTCCCATTGAGTGACGTCAGTGACCTGTCTGTTCCGGTCGGATCCGCAATGTTCGACGTTTACGCAGGTGGGAGCGCTTGGCAGGGCGCGTACCCGCCGGTAGTGTCGGCGCGTCCGGTGCGGTTTCCGATCGCAAGAGGCGACGCCGCGCCGACCCGCTCAATCGTGATCTTCTGCGAACCGGGGACCCATGCACATCCGGGGTGAATCCGCGGGCCACGGCCCGCGGTAGGGCGATCTTCCCGCCCGAATCCGTCAGCTAACCCGGTAGGCGGTGTCGGAAGGAGTTCCGTCTTCGTGCAGCACTCTGCCACCCCTCGACCACACCCCCTCCACGGCGCCGCGGTGCCGTCGCTCGCCCTGTCCGCGAGCTGATACCGGCATCCGCCCGCGCGCCCGACTGACCGGGCGCACCCCTTCCCCGCGGCCCACCCCGCCCACGGATCCGCTCCGTCGCGCGTGAGCATCTCCGCGCGCCGGGCCGGCGTGTGCCGCCCCCACCCCGTGGAGGAAGCCCCCTGTGAAGCACACCCTGAAGCGGCAGCTGCGGCGCCTCGCCACCGAACGTCGCTACCAGATCGTCGCCGGTTCGGCCGCCGCCCTGGTGCTGGCCTCCGGCACCGGCGCCCTGCTGGCGCACGGTGACGACGCCCCCGTCCGCCGGCAGAACACCGCCGCCGTGGCCGACCTGGCCCCGCAGCTCGGTGACGTCGCGGCCGGCACCCAGGCCCGGATCGCCGCCGTCCCGTCCGTCTCGCCCAGCGCTCCGGCGTCGCCCAGCGCCTCGCCCTCGGCGAAGCCGACCAGCGCCAGGCCGACCACGGCCAAGCCGGACCCGGACACCACCCGCAAGGCGGCACCGAAGCCGCCGTCGAAGAAGGTCCTCGACTACACCTACGAGGCACAGACCACGTACTACAACTGCGGCCCGGCTGCGGTGCGCAACGCGCTGAGCGCCGCCGGCATCGAGCGGACCCAGGACGAGCTGGCCGTCGCGCTGGGCACCACCGAGATGGGCACCAACTCGGCCGAGGACACCACCCGGGTGCTCAACCAGCAGGTCAAGGGCAACCCGTACCGGACCCGGATGATCGAGGGCAGCCCGAGCGCGGCGCAGACCGACCGGCTGCGGGCCGACGTGGTCGCGGCGGTCAGCAAGGGCCGGGCCGTGGTGGCCAACGTCGCCGGCGACGCCACCGACACCGACGGCGGCTGGCACTCCTTCCCGGGCGGCCACTACATCGCCGTGGTGGGCTACTCCGACGACGGCCGGACCGTGCGGATCGCCGACTCGGCGGACCCGTCGCTGCCGGCGTACTGGATCAGCACCGTCGAGCTGGCCAACTGGATGGCCACCCGCGGCTACTCCGCCTGATCAACCCCGTTCACCCGTCGGGCGTCGGCTCCTGGAGCCGGCGCCCGACGTCGTCGTCCCCCGGGCCCTCCCCTCGCCGGGTGTCGGATGTCCGCTCTCGCGCGTGGTGTCCGGCCGGTGGCACACTGCGGCGCATGACCGACGACACGGGTGCCCGGCACCTGCTGCTGCTGCACGGGATGGGTGCCACCGGCGAGGTGTGGCTGCCCTGGGCCCCGCTGCTGGAACAGCGCTGGGCGGGCCGGTGGCTCGCCCCCGACCTGGCCGGCCACGGCTGGTCGCCGCCGCTGCCCGCGTACACCTTCGCCGGCCTGGCCGGCGGGTGGCGGCCGACCTGCGGCCGGTCGCCGAGCGGCTGGTCCCCGCGACCGGCTGGTGGTGCTCGGGCACTCGCTCGGCGGGGTGGTGGGGCGCGCTGGCCGCGCGGAGCGTCGGCCTGCCGGTCGACGCGGTCGTCGGGCTCGGCATCAAGACGGTCTGGTCGCCCGCCGAGCTGGCGAAGGCCGCGGAGCTGGCGGCGCGGCCGGTGACCTGGTTCGCCACCCGGGACGAGGCGGCCCGCCGTTACCTGCGGGTGGCCGGCCTGACCGGGCTCTTCGCGCCGGAACACCCGGCGGTCGACGCCGGGCTGCGGCGCGAGGACGGCCGGTGGCGGCTGGCGATGGACCCGGCGGTCTTCGCCGTCGGTGAGCCGCACCTGCCGGCGCTGCTCGCCGCGACCGACGCGCCGGTGCTGCTGGCCCGCGGCGAGCACGACCCGATGGTCACCGACGCCCAGCTCAAGGAGTACGGCGTACCGGTGGCCACCCTGCCCGGCCTCGGCCACAACGCCCACGTCGAGGACCCGGCGGCCGTCCTCGACCTGCTCGACGCCTACCGCTGAGGGTCAGGCGGTGGGGGAGAGGTCCCGCTCGGCGCTGCCCGGGGCGCGCGGGGTCGGCGGGTTCCACTCCGGTTCCAGCTCCCGCCGGGCGGCGTCGAGGAAACCGTCGGCGTACGCCTCGGCCGGGAAGTCGCCCAGGTAACGCCGACGGGTCTCCCACCGCGCCGACGCCAGCGGATCGGTGTCCAGCAGCCGGGTCAGCACGTCGTCGACGTTCGACATGTCCCGCCGCAGCACGTAGCCGGTGCCGGCGAGCGGGAACCGGGCCACGAAGTCGTCCCCGTCCACGCCGGTGTCGGTCACCGCGTACGGCTTGCCGGAGTAGAGGTAGTCGGAGATGACGCCCGACACGTCGGAGATCAGCGCGTCGGAGCGGTTCACGCAGTCGGTGAGGGACAACTCCCGGGCCGCCGCCGCGCCCCACAGGTGCGCCCGGCCGGTCTTCGCCCGGTCCGCGGCGAGCAGCTCGGTGAGGCGGGCCAGCTGCCGCGCCGACGCCGGGTTCTGCGAGGTGTACGGGTGGGCCCGCAGGATCACCGTGGCGCCGCGCGCCAGCAGCCGGCGGACCACCGTCTCGGCGACCGGCAGCGAGCAGTAGTTCGCGTCGGCGTTGTGCCCGGTCCAGGTGGGGGTGTAGAGCACGGTCGGGTGGGCGAGCCCGGGGGTGGGCTGCCGGCGTACCTCGATCGACTCCACCTGGGGGCGGCCGACCACGACGAACTTCTCGGCGGGGATCTCCACGCCCGCGCGGGCGTACCGCTCGACGGCGGCCGGCCCGGCCACGAAGATCCGGTCGAAGATCGCCGAGACCGGGTTGGCGCTGGGCGCCTTGTCGCTGTCGCCGTGGTGCAGCTGCACGTGGGTGAGCTGGGAGAAGCGGATGCAGTGGCTGTTCTTCGCGCCGTGGTTGACGTAGAACGCCACCCGCAGGCTCGGCACCAGCGCCTCGTCGAGGGTCTTGATGGTGGGGCAGAAGAGCACCGGGGCGCGGGTGGCGGCGGCGACGGTCGGCAGGAACTCCGGCTCGCGCAGCACCACCAGGAACGGCCGGCCGAGCCGTTCCAGGTAGGGCAGCCACATGGTGACCTGGTATTCCGACCCGGGCGGGGCGGAGAAGTAGAGCACGAACTCGGGCTGGTGGCGGCGCAGCGCGCGACCCACCGGCCCGCCACCGGCCGGCGGCCGGAACCGCCGCCGGGCCAGGTCCAGGCCGACCGCCGCGCAGCCGGCCCCGACCAGCAGCGCGGCGACCAGCGCGACCCAGGCGGGCAGCACCAGGGCGGCGGCGACCGCGACGAGACCGAGCAGCACCAGCAGCGCGTCGCCGAGCCGCTCGGCGACCAGCGGGGTCCAGGTGCGGACCGGCAGGTTGGCGGCCCGCAGCTCCAGCGCGCCCGCCTGGCGCAGCGGCCCGACCAGCAGCACCAGGCCGAGCAGGACCAGCGCGGTGGCGGCCAGCGCCGGGTCGAAGCCGTCGTCGAGCCGGCGGGCGTAGCCGACCAGGATGCCCGCCGCGACCAGGACCGACTCGGCCACGCCGTCGGCGCCCGGCCGGATCCGGCGTTCCACGGCGGCGGCGGCGAGGGCGGCCACCGCGATCGCCAGCCCCCACCCGGTCGCCCCGGTGAGGGCCAGCACGAGGAACGCCAGCACCGCCAGCCCGGTGGTCAGCACCCGGGCGAGCAGCTTCCGGACCAGGTCACCACGCATGTCGGTCGTCCGTTCCGGTGCTCGGGTGGGTCAGGCGTCCACGTCGGCGGGCAGCTCCGACGCGGGCGCGCCGGGCTGGGCCGGAACCGCCGCGACCGGCGCGGCGGGCACCGCGGCGACCTGCTCACCGCCGGGGTCCCGGCGTACGTCGATGACCTGGCCGGTCAGGTCGGAGATGAGCACGTCCAGCGACGCCTGGGCGACCGCCTCGGAGGAGAGCAGCGTGCCCTCCGGCTCCTCGCCGAACGCCTTCGTCCGCATCGGGGTGGCGGTGCGCTCCGGGTTGACGCAGTTGACCCGTACGCCGAACTCCGCCCACTCGTCGGCGAGCGCCTGGGTCAGGTTGACCAGCGCGGCCTTGGTGGCGGAATAGAGCGCGTAGCGGGCCCGGCCCCGGGTGTAGGAGCTGGAGGTGTAGAGCAGCAGCTGCCCCTTGGTCTGCTGGAGGTAGGGCAGCGACTGCCGGGCGATCGTCACCGGGCCGACGAAGTTGACGTGCAGGAGCCGGTCCATGGTCTCCTCGTCCATCTCCGCGAGGGCCCCCTTCTCCAGGATGCCGGCGGTGACCACGACATGGTCGATCCGGCCGGTGGCCTCGAAGGCGGTCTTCAGCGCGGCCGACACGTCCTCGGCCCGCTCGACGTGGGTGCCGGTGCTGGAGCGGCTGAACGGGAAGACCTGCGCGCCGTGCCGGCGGGCCAGTTCGGTGAGGTCGTGGCCGATGCCGTAGCTGCCGCCGAAGACCACGATGGTCCGGCCGGTGAGCTCCTCGGCGTAGCCGTGGTTGGTCAGCCGGGGGGCCTGCGCCGCGGCGAGCTGGAAGAGCTTGTCCGCCAGGTGCACGTCGACCGGGTGGGTGACCTTGATGTTCTCGTCGGAGCCGTCGATCACCTTGATCGGCGTGCCGGGCAGGTAGCGCAGCACCACGCCGCAGTCGTCGGTGGCGGCGAAGTCCGGGTCGCCCGCGGCCCGCCGGTACGCCTCCCGGATGGTGCCGGAGCGGAACGCCTGCGGGGTCTGGCCCCGGCGCAGCGTCGAGCGGACCGGGATGTCGGTGATGCACTCGTCGGCGTCGACCTGGATGATCGTGTCGGCGGACGGGATCGCCACGTCGACCGCCGAGTAGGTCCAGAGCGCGTTCACGCACTCCCGGACGATCCGGGCGCTGACCAGGGGCCGGACCGCGTCGTGGAAGAGGATGTTGACGTCGCCCTCGCCGACCGCGTCCAGCGCGATCCGGGTGGTGGCGTTGCGGGTGTCCCCGCCCTCGATCACCCGGGTCACCTTGCGGAAGCCGGCGTTCGCCACGATCCGCTGCGCGTCGGCGACGTGCCCGGTGGCCATCAGCACGATGATCTCGTCGATCTCCGGCGCGGCCTCGAACACGGCCAGGGTGTGCTCGATGATCGGCTTACCGGCGATCTTCAGCAGCTGCTTGGGGATGCCCAGCCCTAGCCGGGTCCCGGTGCCCCCCGCGAGGATCACGGCCACCGTACGCGAGGGGCGCCAGGGTGCCGGGCTCGCCGGCGCGGCGTCCGGTGCGGTGGTGCGGTCCTGCGTCATTGCCGTTCCTCACTTCTGCGGGGGGTGGTGGGGTTTACGCCTGGATGACCGGCTGGTGAACTTTCGCCGGCAACCTGAAAACCTTAACGCGTACGGCGGAGCGCACCGACCGGGCGACCCGGCCGGTGCGCTCCGCCGTGCTACTTCTGGTTCTCGTACGCGTCGCAGACCTCTTCGGTGGGGCCGTCCATCTTCAGCACGCCGCTCTCCAGCCAGATGGTGCGCTCGCAGGTGTCCCGGATCGAGCCGATCGAGTGGCTGACCAGGAAGACGGTGCCGGCGCTGTCGCGCAGCTCCCGGACCCGCTGCTCGCTGCGGACCCGGAACTTGCGGTCGCCGGTGGCGAGGGCCTCGTCGATCAGCAGGACGTCGTGCTTCTTCGCCGAGGAGATGGCGAAGCGCAGCCGGGCGCCCATGCCGGAGGAGTAGGTGCGCATCGGCAGCGAGGCGAAGTCGCCGCGCTCGTTGATCCCGGAGAACTCGATGATCTCCGGGGCGATCCGCTTGACCTCCTCGGGCGGCATGCCCATGGCCAGGCAGCCGAGCACCACGTTACGCTCGCCGGAGAGGTCGTTGAGCAGGGCCGCGTTCACGCCGAGCAGCGACGGCTGGCCCATCGTGTAGACCGCGCCGCGGGCCGGGGGGAGCAGGCCGGCGATGGCCCGCAGCAGGGTCGACTTGCCGGAGCCGTTGCTGCCGATCAGCCCGATGGCCTCACCCTGGTACGCGGTGAAGCTCACGCCCTTGACCGCGTGCACCTCGCGGATGTTCGGCGCGCTGGTGCGGGAGACGATGCGCTTGAGGGCGGAGACCGGGGTCGTGCCGCCGGTGGCGCCCTTGTGGATCTTGTAGATCACGTGCACGTCGTCCACCACGACGGTGGGGATCCGGGCCTGGTCCGTCCCGACGGCGTCGCTCGTCAACTGGGTCTGGTCAGCCACGGCCGTACTCCTTCTCTCCGCGCCAGAAGTAGACGAAACCACCGACGCCCATCACCAGCGCCCAGGCCACCGCCATCACCCACAACCGGGTCGGTGTCGAGACCAGATTGGTCTGGTTGGACTCCAGCAGCGCGTAGCGGGCCAGCTCGATGAAGATCAGCGGCGGGTTCGCCTCCAGCAGGGTGGCGGCCCAGTGCGGCAGGTGCTCCCGGAACAGCGCCACCGGGTAGAGCACGCCGGAGGCGTACAGCCAGGTCCGCATCACGAACGGCATGACCTGCTTGAGGTCGGTGATCTTGGAGCCGAGCCGGGCCATCACCATGGTCAACCCGATGTTGAAGATCGTCTGGAGCAGCAGCATGGGCGCGATCAACAGCCAGCGGAAGGTCAGCGGCTCGCCGGTCAGCAGCACGATGACCGCGAGCACCACCATCGACATGAGCAGCTGCTGGAGCTGCACCAGGGTGACGGTGATCGGCAGCGCCGCCCGGGGGAACTGGAGGGCCCGGATCAGGCCCAGGTTGCCGGTGATCGCGCTGGTGCCGTTCTGCACCGCGGTCTGGGTGAACATGAAGATGAACACACCGGTGCAGAGGTACGCGATGAAGTTCGACGTGTTGCGGTGGGACGAGACGATCACACCGAAGACCAGGTAGTAGACCGCCGCGTTGGTCAGCGGGGTCAGCACCTGCCAGAGCTGCCCGAGCTGTGTCTGGCTGAGCGACGAGGCGACCTTCGCCCGCGAGTACGCGGTCATGAAGTGTCGGTACGCCCACAGCTTGCGGGTGTATTCGGCCAGGGGTGGGCGTTCCCCGGCGACCCGCAGCCCGTACCGCTGCGCGAGCTGGGCCTGGGTCAGCCCGGAGTCGGGGTCGGCCACCGCGGTGTTGGCCATGGTCAGGTGCTCCGATCTTTCGTGCCGATGGGGAGCAGTGGAAGGAAGGGTGTCGCAGCGATGAAATCTAGCCTGCCGGGGTCCTGCCGCCGCCTCGCCGCTGCGTGGAAGGTAGTCCAAAACACGTCGGGACGCAACCGTACCGTCGTTGCGCTACATTGTTCCACGTGACGACCGAGAAGAGGCGTGCCCCGGCCGGTGCGGCGGTGCTGCGTGGTGAGATCACCACGGCCATCCGTACTGCCGTCATGCAGGAGTTGGCGGAGGTCGGCTACGGCCGGCTCTCGATCGAGGCGGTGGCCCGCCGGGCCGGGGTGAGCAAGACGGCGATCTATCGCCGCTGGCGTTCCAAGCTCGACCTGGTGCTGGACATGGTCTCCGCCGTGGCGGGCCGCAACCTGCCCCTGCTGGACACCGGCAGCCTCCTGGGCGACCTGGAGATCCTGCTGCACGTCATGTCCCGCGCGCTGCGCCACCGGCTGGCCTCGCAGATCATCCCGGACCTGCTGGCCGAGGCCGCCCGCAACC
The Micromonospora sp. R77 DNA segment above includes these coding regions:
- a CDS encoding C39 family peptidase, with amino-acid sequence MKHTLKRQLRRLATERRYQIVAGSAAALVLASGTGALLAHGDDAPVRRQNTAAVADLAPQLGDVAAGTQARIAAVPSVSPSAPASPSASPSAKPTSARPTTAKPDPDTTRKAAPKPPSKKVLDYTYEAQTTYYNCGPAAVRNALSAAGIERTQDELAVALGTTEMGTNSAEDTTRVLNQQVKGNPYRTRMIEGSPSAAQTDRLRADVVAAVSKGRAVVANVAGDATDTDGGWHSFPGGHYIAVVGYSDDGRTVRIADSADPSLPAYWISTVELANWMATRGYSA
- a CDS encoding alpha/beta fold hydrolase, with amino-acid sequence MAALGPAAGTALGGPVARPRPGRPRLVAAAARVHLRRPGRRVAADLRPVAERLVPATGWWCSGTRSAGWWGALAARSVGLPVDAVVGLGIKTVWSPAELAKAAELAARPVTWFATRDEAARRYLRVAGLTGLFAPEHPAVDAGLRREDGRWRLAMDPAVFAVGEPHLPALLAATDAPVLLARGEHDPMVTDAQLKEYGVPVATLPGLGHNAHVEDPAAVLDLLDAYR
- a CDS encoding CDP-glycerol glycerophosphotransferase family protein, whose translation is MRGDLVRKLLARVLTTGLAVLAFLVLALTGATGWGLAIAVAALAAAAVERRIRPGADGVAESVLVAAGILVGYARRLDDGFDPALAATALVLLGLVLLVGPLRQAGALELRAANLPVRTWTPLVAERLGDALLVLLGLVAVAAALVLPAWVALVAALLVGAGCAAVGLDLARRRFRPPAGGGPVGRALRRHQPEFVLYFSAPPGSEYQVTMWLPYLERLGRPFLVVLREPEFLPTVAAATRAPVLFCPTIKTLDEALVPSLRVAFYVNHGAKNSHCIRFSQLTHVQLHHGDSDKAPSANPVSAIFDRIFVAGPAAVERYARAGVEIPAEKFVVVGRPQVESIEVRRQPTPGLAHPTVLYTPTWTGHNADANYCSLPVAETVVRRLLARGATVILRAHPYTSQNPASARQLARLTELLAADRAKTGRAHLWGAAAARELSLTDCVNRSDALISDVSGVISDYLYSGKPYAVTDTGVDGDDFVARFPLAGTGYVLRRDMSNVDDVLTRLLDTDPLASARWETRRRYLGDFPAEAYADGFLDAARRELEPEWNPPTPRAPGSAERDLSPTA
- a CDS encoding bifunctional cytidylyltransferase/SDR family oxidoreductase — translated: MTQDRTTAPDAAPASPAPWRPSRTVAVILAGGTGTRLGLGIPKQLLKIAGKPIIEHTLAVFEAAPEIDEIIVLMATGHVADAQRIVANAGFRKVTRVIEGGDTRNATTRIALDAVGEGDVNILFHDAVRPLVSARIVRECVNALWTYSAVDVAIPSADTIIQVDADECITDIPVRSTLRRGQTPQAFRSGTIREAYRRAAGDPDFAATDDCGVVLRYLPGTPIKVIDGSDENIKVTHPVDVHLADKLFQLAAAQAPRLTNHGYAEELTGRTIVVFGGSYGIGHDLTELARRHGAQVFPFSRSSTGTHVERAEDVSAALKTAFEATGRIDHVVVTAGILEKGALAEMDEETMDRLLHVNFVGPVTIARQSLPYLQQTKGQLLLYTSSSYTRGRARYALYSATKAALVNLTQALADEWAEFGVRVNCVNPERTATPMRTKAFGEEPEGTLLSSEAVAQASLDVLISDLTGQVIDVRRDPGGEQVAAVPAAPVAAVPAQPGAPASELPADVDA
- a CDS encoding ABC transporter ATP-binding protein encodes the protein MADQTQLTSDAVGTDQARIPTVVVDDVHVIYKIHKGATGGTTPVSALKRIVSRTSAPNIREVHAVKGVSFTAYQGEAIGLIGSNGSGKSTLLRAIAGLLPPARGAVYTMGQPSLLGVNAALLNDLSGERNVVLGCLAMGMPPEEVKRIAPEIIEFSGINERGDFASLPMRTYSSGMGARLRFAISSAKKHDVLLIDEALATGDRKFRVRSEQRVRELRDSAGTVFLVSHSIGSIRDTCERTIWLESGVLKMDGPTEEVCDAYENQK
- a CDS encoding ABC transporter permease, producing the protein MANTAVADPDSGLTQAQLAQRYGLRVAGERPPLAEYTRKLWAYRHFMTAYSRAKVASSLSQTQLGQLWQVLTPLTNAAVYYLVFGVIVSSHRNTSNFIAYLCTGVFIFMFTQTAVQNGTSAITGNLGLIRALQFPRAALPITVTLVQLQQLLMSMVVLAVIVLLTGEPLTFRWLLIAPMLLLQTIFNIGLTMVMARLGSKITDLKQVMPFVMRTWLYASGVLYPVALFREHLPHWAATLLEANPPLIFIELARYALLESNQTNLVSTPTRLWVMAVAWALVMGVGGFVYFWRGEKEYGRG
- a CDS encoding TetR/AcrR family transcriptional regulator; its protein translation is MTTEKRRAPAGAAVLRGEITTAIRTAVMQELAEVGYGRLSIEAVARRAGVSKTAIYRRWRSKLDLVLDMVSAVAGRNLPLLDTGSLLGDLEILLHVMSRALRHRLASQIIPDLLAEAARNPQIGEKLQAALNDYQQAVGRILIGRAVERGELAPDTDPRLAVDLIVGPIYWRLAIARAPMSMDEVPRLAAAIVAGLRVACLGPVRDEVEV